Proteins encoded in a region of the Nicotiana tomentosiformis chromosome 9, ASM39032v3, whole genome shotgun sequence genome:
- the LOC138899461 gene encoding uncharacterized protein, with product MGDAIPLCASPCGNATVSYQKGTQSLKVVVSIYKKIRLPEAFGGQSDGGLVRLEDIWWLIYSYFSFLCIVAALLNLEHVPGIFTFLFMVGGFIIHFTAHYSVVYWHRDMPFQIIGAKAKFMIEVIPVMTAAVLHHLLEFNYGYLALLLGCTTYFYVFGHFMHVSYDIVEKDLLLELVMQVLVYMVDGELLVRALALTFCVGLCFYRYMIYCTPEVPKHPKKELEQLPV from the exons ATGGGTGATGCTATCCCTCTATGTGCCTCTCCCTGTGGCAATGCGACGGTTTCCTATCAGAAGGGCACGCAGAGCTTGAAGGTCGTGGTTTCAATTTACAAGAAGATTAGGCTTCCAGAGGCATTTGGTGGTCAATCAGATG GGGGTCTTGTAAGGCTTGAAGACATATGGTGGCTTATTTATAGTTACTTTTCCTTCTTGTGTATAGTCGCTGCCCTCCTGAATTTAGAACATGTTCCGGGAATTTTCACGTTCCTTTTCATGGTGGGTGGCTTTATAATTCATTTTACTGCGCACTATTCTGTTGTTTATTGGCATCGCGACATGCCTTTCCAGATAATTGGTGCCAAGGCAAAATTTATGATCGAggtcattcctgtgatgactgcAGCAGTCCTGCATCACCTTTTGGAGTTCAATTATGGGTATCTCGCTCTATTACTAGGTTGCACCACATATTTCTATGTGTTTGGTCACTTCATGCACGTATCATATGATATTGTGGAAAAAGACTTATTGCTGGAATTAGTAATGCAAGTTCTTGTTTACATGGTGGACGGAGAATTGTTAGTTAGAGCTTTGGCTTTGACCTTCTGCGTTGGTTTATGCTTCTATAGATACATGATATATTGTACTCCCGAAGTACCAAAACATCCTAAAAAGGAGTTGGAGCAGCTGCCTGTCTGA